A section of the Leptospira semungkisensis genome encodes:
- a CDS encoding TolC family protein, translating to MSRTLILLSYYIFFSGMLLAEPKDLENVLEILASEHPEAKSLAGISQAHKAHTEASGILPDPKIGFAYRNYPTRNGYSLGGNRAMDTPTMTGMEFSVSQEFPFPGKLSTENRISQIMQNEANFGYLAGVNRMLGDFFSLLNRYQSIGKKKILNERILVLSNAQKNISESSYSSGGSNLTGVLKASVAKTEALEKETEYSTFIKDLHSQLEYFQISQKLRFSDFESLDLNSFLEKNNEEILTLIQSETNLVETTPEYKTVASEEKRLKEQAKLTKYSLAPQTEVFFSYMKRRPQSLALDQGPLNYGLMDVTEYRGDLFSLGVNMKVPVWSALKWNSITGETEHLAEVGKDSVEKTRAQMISQLNRNLATAQGLSNQIQLVEKRLIPELEKASRAGVYQYSSGKGNIQEPFLAQTEILNARIRLEDLKERRNETIINNLKLLSFIYKETKIPAHHHKQ from the coding sequence ATGAGTCGTACCCTTATTCTATTATCATATTATATATTCTTTTCCGGGATGCTTTTGGCGGAACCAAAGGATCTGGAAAATGTTTTGGAAATCCTGGCCTCAGAGCATCCGGAAGCCAAATCCCTTGCAGGAATCTCCCAGGCCCATAAGGCGCATACGGAAGCCTCCGGGATCTTACCAGATCCGAAGATCGGATTCGCGTATAGAAACTATCCGACACGAAACGGATACTCCTTGGGTGGAAACAGAGCGATGGATACTCCTACGATGACGGGTATGGAGTTTTCTGTTTCGCAAGAGTTTCCTTTTCCAGGAAAGCTGAGCACTGAGAATCGAATCTCTCAAATCATGCAGAACGAGGCAAATTTCGGCTACTTAGCCGGAGTAAATCGTATGCTTGGCGATTTCTTCAGTCTATTGAATCGCTATCAATCAATCGGCAAGAAGAAGATCCTAAATGAAAGGATCCTAGTTCTTTCGAATGCCCAAAAGAATATAAGCGAATCTTCTTACTCATCCGGAGGAAGCAACCTTACCGGTGTATTAAAGGCAAGCGTCGCTAAGACCGAAGCATTAGAAAAGGAAACGGAATATTCTACTTTTATAAAGGATCTTCATTCGCAGTTAGAGTATTTCCAGATCTCTCAGAAATTGCGTTTCTCCGATTTTGAAAGCCTGGATCTGAATTCCTTTTTAGAAAAAAATAATGAAGAGATCCTTACTCTGATCCAAAGCGAGACGAACCTTGTAGAAACGACTCCTGAATACAAAACAGTCGCTTCCGAGGAGAAGAGACTGAAGGAGCAGGCCAAACTAACTAAATACTCTCTTGCTCCTCAAACTGAAGTCTTCTTCTCGTATATGAAAAGAAGACCTCAAAGCTTAGCCTTGGACCAAGGTCCCTTAAACTATGGGCTCATGGATGTGACCGAGTATAGAGGAGATCTATTTAGCTTAGGAGTGAATATGAAGGTTCCCGTCTGGTCTGCCTTGAAATGGAATTCGATTACAGGTGAAACGGAACATCTCGCCGAAGTAGGAAAGGATTCAGTAGAAAAGACAAGGGCCCAAATGATCTCCCAGTTAAATCGCAATTTGGCCACAGCTCAAGGTCTTTCCAATCAAATCCAACTCGTAGAAAAGAGACTGATCCCTGAATTGGAGAAAGCTTCCAGAGCGGGTGTATATCAGTACAGTTCCGGAAAGGGGAATATACAGGAGCCGTTCTTAGCTCAAACAGAAATCTTAAACGCAAGAATCCGATTAGAAGATCTGAAAGAGAGAAGAAACGAAACAATTATCAATAATCTAAAACTATTAAGTTTTATTTATAAAGAAACAAAGATCCCAGCACATCATCACAAACAATAG
- a CDS encoding phosphoesterase: MKKRIFFLLCALLLGMVLLENLYTWIFLKADPTLAQAKIEWARFENPYKRKTSLSWQKAAIHLHTDRIWFTPGRNSPEEIETVYAANGYKILGFTDYERITLPEKLSSIKGYEWGMNLKKRHLTVLGTEEVTNDLFPIYASVENMQWMINKIGSQGGFIVINHPLLNDSFPLKILSELKNYNALEVFSPFGDIPKQWDKLLSNKVPSFCMASDDLHYLPREEYIRIKTSGLPNWRDLSSEIYKQEGESLMRYVLINTDSLEESEVLKSLREGNYLCVRKMERTLQDPKLGPIGMKGEEEIFFEFQDTPLTVEFIGQNSEVLLHTAYSKRGSYKIRPSDSYVRIQAIFPTAVVLSNPFFPKK; encoded by the coding sequence ATGAAGAAGCGGATTTTTTTCCTTCTCTGCGCTCTGCTCCTAGGAATGGTTCTTTTAGAGAACCTATATACTTGGATCTTCTTGAAAGCGGATCCTACACTTGCTCAAGCTAAAATCGAATGGGCAAGGTTTGAGAATCCATACAAACGCAAAACTTCCTTATCTTGGCAAAAGGCCGCAATTCATCTCCATACGGATCGCATTTGGTTCACACCTGGTCGTAATTCCCCCGAAGAAATCGAAACAGTGTATGCAGCGAATGGCTATAAGATCCTAGGCTTTACCGATTATGAAAGGATCACATTGCCTGAAAAACTTTCCTCGATCAAGGGCTATGAATGGGGAATGAACTTAAAGAAAAGGCATCTCACCGTTTTAGGTACTGAAGAAGTAACGAATGATCTTTTTCCGATCTACGCAAGTGTAGAAAACATGCAATGGATGATCAATAAGATCGGATCTCAAGGCGGATTCATTGTAATCAATCATCCTCTTTTAAATGACAGTTTTCCGCTGAAAATTTTATCAGAATTAAAAAATTATAATGCTTTGGAAGTGTTCAGTCCTTTTGGCGATATTCCAAAACAATGGGATAAACTGCTAAGCAATAAGGTTCCGTCCTTCTGCATGGCATCCGATGATCTGCATTATCTTCCCAGAGAAGAATATATTCGCATCAAGACGTCCGGACTTCCGAATTGGAGAGATCTAAGCTCAGAGATCTACAAACAAGAAGGCGAGTCCCTGATGAGATATGTACTCATCAATACGGATAGTTTAGAAGAATCCGAGGTCCTGAAATCTCTACGGGAAGGGAATTATCTCTGTGTTCGCAAGATGGAAAGGACTCTGCAAGATCCGAAACTAGGTCCAATCGGAATGAAAGGAGAGGAAGAGATCTTTTTTGAATTCCAAGACACTCCGCTCACAGTTGAATTCATAGGTCAAAATTCGGAAGTTCTGTTACATACCGCTTATTCTAAGAGAGGTTCCTACAAGATAAGGCCTAGCGATTCTTACGTGAGGATCCAAGCGATCTTTCCCACAGCAGTTGTCTTGAGTAATCCTTTCTTTCCTAAGAAATAA